A single region of the Phycisphaerae bacterium genome encodes:
- a CDS encoding prepilin-type N-terminal cleavage/methylation domain-containing protein, producing MKQPGGHHRPAWTRNHAFTLIELVTVIVIIGILSVVAVPMFLDYKIDAMKSTCKGAVGAMRAGIANFRAWSTTDAGGAVARFPTITELETAGTILRDGVPDNPFDGGATKNNVVDATGETSGTIVGSDGGWCYNPDTGEVWANTLTKSVLESQF from the coding sequence ATGAAGCAACCGGGTGGACATCACAGGCCGGCGTGGACGCGCAATCACGCGTTCACGCTGATTGAACTGGTGACGGTGATTGTCATCATCGGGATTCTGTCGGTCGTCGCGGTGCCCATGTTCCTGGATTACAAGATTGACGCCATGAAATCCACATGCAAAGGCGCGGTCGGCGCGATGCGCGCCGGCATCGCGAATTTCCGCGCATGGTCGACCACCGATGCCGGCGGGGCGGTCGCGCGATTTCCAACCATCACCGAACTGGAAACGGCCGGAACGATCCTGCGCGACGGTGTGCCGGACAATCCATTTGATGGCGGCGCAACGAAGAACAATGTCGTCGATGCGACAGGTGAGACAAGCGGGACAATCGTCGGCTCTGACGGCGGCTGGTGCTACAATCCCGACACCGGCGAGGTCTGGGCCAATACCCTGACCAAGAGTGTGCTTGAAAGCCAGTTCTAG